The following are from one region of the Streptomyces changanensis genome:
- a CDS encoding ParB N-terminal domain-containing protein, whose product MTLHHALPPDRIAENPLLDAPERLRDLPCEIVSIDELMPSLAPREQREDPAHVRLLAETGGTCDPLLVHRATMRVIDGAHRLRAAVMRGRTAVEVQFFDGTEEDAFVLAVQLNVRHGLPLTLDERKAAAARVIRSHPHWSDRVLAQRTGLSPKTVAKVRARAGEYDGGPARRVGGDGRVRPLSSIEGRRSAAVLLAEHPGMSLREVARRTGLAVGTVRDVRERLVKGRDIVPDRLRGPEERRGDATPPPASTPPGAAPPGGAAPGGRPSGAAPPGGAGPAGVPAGGSSVGTPPTAVPRTGPRTAVARPPADQTGRARGEARGAPFDPTTAVRKLARDPALRATESGRQLLRMLLATELAQPRWEEIAEAVPAHCVPLVREVLLRRCEELRKLAESVPTDPDSPR is encoded by the coding sequence GTGACACTCCACCACGCACTCCCGCCGGACCGGATCGCGGAGAACCCCCTCCTCGACGCGCCCGAGCGGCTCCGCGACCTGCCCTGCGAGATCGTCTCCATCGACGAGCTCATGCCGTCGCTCGCTCCGCGCGAACAGCGCGAGGACCCGGCCCACGTCCGCCTCCTCGCGGAGACCGGCGGAACCTGCGACCCGCTGCTCGTGCACCGCGCCACCATGCGGGTGATCGACGGTGCGCACCGGTTACGCGCCGCCGTCATGCGGGGCCGGACGGCGGTCGAGGTCCAGTTCTTCGACGGTACCGAGGAGGACGCCTTCGTCCTCGCCGTCCAACTCAACGTCCGGCACGGACTGCCGCTCACCCTCGACGAGCGCAAGGCCGCCGCCGCCCGCGTCATCCGCTCCCACCCGCACTGGTCGGACCGCGTCCTGGCGCAGCGCACCGGCCTCAGCCCCAAGACCGTGGCCAAGGTCCGCGCACGGGCGGGGGAGTACGACGGGGGGCCCGCCCGGCGCGTCGGCGGCGACGGGAGGGTACGGCCCCTCAGCAGCATCGAGGGGCGGCGCAGCGCCGCCGTCCTGCTCGCCGAGCACCCGGGGATGTCCCTGCGCGAGGTGGCCCGCAGGACGGGCCTGGCGGTGGGGACGGTACGGGACGTCAGGGAACGCCTCGTCAAGGGCCGCGACATCGTGCCCGACCGGTTGCGCGGCCCGGAGGAACGGCGCGGGGACGCCACGCCGCCACCGGCCTCGACGCCCCCCGGCGCGGCCCCGCCCGGCGGTGCCGCGCCGGGCGGAAGGCCGTCCGGCGCGGCCCCGCCCGGTGGTGCCGGACCCGCCGGCGTGCCGGCCGGCGGCTCGTCCGTCGGTACGCCCCCGACGGCCGTACCGAGAACCGGCCCGCGGACGGCGGTGGCGCGGCCACCGGCCGACCAGACGGGCCGGGCGCGGGGCGAGGCCCGCGGCGCCCCGTTCGACCCCACCACCGCCGTGCGCAAGCTCGCGCGGGACCCGGCGCTGCGCGCGACCGAGTCCGGCCGGCAGCTGCTGCGGATGCTCCTGGCGACCGAGCTGGCCCAACCCCGGTGGGAGGAGATCGCCGAGGCGGTCCCCGCCCACTGCGTGCCGCTCGTCCGCGAGGTGCTCCTCAGGCGCTGCGAAGAGCTGAGGAAACTCGCCGAGTCGGTGCCCACCGACCCGGATTCCCCACGGTGA
- a CDS encoding FAD-dependent monooxygenase: MATSTADILIAGAGIGGLTAALALHARGIRATVLEAAEEIRPLGVGINIQPAAIAELTALGLGGELAATGIATREHLYVDHLGATLWNEPRGVAAGHPCPQYSIHRGDLQMMLLAAVRDRLGADAVRTGARLTGFEHVDGGVRARVEGRGGADGPVLEAPVLVGADGLHSAVRAGLHPDGPPLSTGGVQMWRGLAELDGFLDGRTMIVASDEQATRLVAYPVSARHAERGKALLNWVCLVQDPTGGNPAGAGSPTLPGGIDDVLPHLAHWDFPWLDLREVLARSEHILRYPMVDREPLPRWGEGRVTLLGDAAHPMYPIGANGASQAVLDAAALAAELAAHGDPVTALDRYEAARRPATTAIVQANRDMDRAERAMVRRPDRDKTETLVAVTTRYRATVERRNASG, translated from the coding sequence ATGGCAACCTCCACAGCAGACATACTGATCGCCGGGGCCGGCATCGGGGGGCTCACGGCCGCCCTGGCGCTGCACGCCCGCGGCATCCGCGCGACCGTGCTGGAGGCCGCCGAGGAGATCCGGCCGCTCGGCGTCGGCATCAACATCCAGCCGGCCGCCATCGCCGAACTCACCGCACTCGGCCTCGGCGGCGAGCTGGCGGCCACCGGCATCGCCACCCGCGAACACCTCTACGTCGACCACCTGGGCGCGACCCTGTGGAACGAGCCGCGCGGCGTGGCCGCCGGCCATCCGTGCCCGCAGTACTCCATCCACCGCGGCGACCTGCAGATGATGCTGCTCGCCGCCGTCCGCGACCGGCTCGGCGCCGACGCCGTGCGCACCGGTGCCAGGCTCACCGGGTTCGAGCACGTCGACGGCGGTGTCCGCGCCCGCGTCGAGGGCCGGGGCGGTGCCGACGGACCCGTACTGGAGGCGCCGGTGCTCGTCGGCGCCGACGGGCTGCACTCCGCGGTGCGCGCCGGGCTCCACCCGGACGGACCGCCGCTGTCCACCGGCGGGGTGCAGATGTGGCGGGGACTGGCCGAGCTGGACGGTTTCCTCGACGGCCGCACCATGATCGTGGCCTCCGACGAGCAGGCCACCCGGCTGGTCGCCTACCCGGTCTCGGCCCGGCACGCGGAGCGGGGCAAGGCCCTGCTCAACTGGGTGTGCCTGGTCCAGGACCCGACGGGCGGGAACCCGGCCGGCGCCGGCTCCCCGACCCTGCCGGGCGGGATCGACGACGTCCTCCCCCACCTGGCGCACTGGGACTTCCCGTGGCTCGACCTGCGCGAGGTGCTCGCCCGCAGCGAGCACATCCTGCGCTACCCGATGGTCGACCGCGAACCGCTGCCGCGGTGGGGCGAGGGCCGGGTGACGCTGCTCGGCGACGCCGCCCACCCGATGTACCCCATCGGTGCCAACGGCGCCTCGCAGGCCGTCCTCGACGCCGCGGCGCTCGCCGCCGAACTCGCCGCGCACGGTGACCCGGTCACCGCGCTGGACCGCTACGAGGCGGCGCGGCGCCCCGCCACCACGGCGATCGTGCAGGCCAACCGGGACATGGACCGGGCCGAACGGGCCATGGTGAGGCGTCCCGACCGGGACAAGACCGAGACCCTCGTGGCGGTGACCACCCGCTACCGGGCGACGGTGGAACGGCGGAACGCCTCGGGCTGA
- a CDS encoding isochorismatase family protein yields MPGIPAIEPYPLPTAGELPANTARWTLDPARAVVLVHDMQRYFLAPLPATLRAEVVANAAQVRERAAALGVPVAYTAQRGDMSDEVRGLLKDFWGPGMRATPEDRRVVDALAPAPGDWMLDKLRYSAFFRSGLLERMRAEGRDQLVLCGVYAHVGVLMTAVDAFTHDIRTFLVGDAVADFDAAHHRMALTYAAGRCAVVLASKEVFA; encoded by the coding sequence ATGCCCGGTATCCCGGCCATCGAGCCCTACCCCCTGCCCACGGCGGGCGAACTCCCGGCCAACACCGCCCGCTGGACGCTCGACCCCGCCCGCGCCGTCGTCCTCGTCCACGACATGCAGCGGTACTTCCTCGCGCCCCTGCCGGCCACCCTGCGCGCCGAGGTGGTGGCGAACGCCGCCCAGGTCCGCGAACGCGCCGCCGCCCTCGGCGTCCCGGTCGCCTACACCGCCCAGCGCGGCGACATGAGCGACGAGGTGCGCGGTCTGCTGAAGGACTTCTGGGGGCCCGGCATGCGCGCCACCCCCGAGGACCGCCGGGTCGTCGACGCGCTCGCGCCCGCCCCCGGCGACTGGATGCTCGACAAGCTCCGCTACAGCGCCTTCTTCCGCTCCGGCCTGCTGGAGCGCATGCGCGCGGAAGGCCGCGACCAGCTCGTCCTGTGCGGCGTGTACGCGCACGTCGGCGTCCTCATGACGGCCGTCGACGCCTTCACCCACGACATCCGCACGTTCCTCGTCGGGGACGCCGTCGCCGACTTCGACGCCGCCCACCACCGGATGGCGCTCACCTACGCCGCCGGCCGCTGCGCGGTGGTCCTCGCCTCGAAGGAGGTGTTCGCGTGA
- a CDS encoding 3-deoxy-7-phosphoheptulonate synthase — translation MDHVMPEIGTATAPQQPEWSDTGQVERVGEVLASRPPLVREADVRTLRALLADVAEGRILVVQAGDCAEDPEECTPRHVARKSAALDIMAGALRMRAHAPVLRVGRIGGQFAKPRSNGTERVGGLTLPVFRGHMVNGPEPTADGRRPDPLRILTGYMAASDIMDHLGWRGPAGRPAADPPVWTSHEALLLAYEMPMLRRGAAGTLYLGSTHWPWIGERTRRADGPHVALLAAVANPVACKIGPSTSPDELAALCERLDPEREPGRLTLIARMGADLAADRLPRLVETVRAAGHPALWLCDPMHGNTVTTPEGRKTRLVEALRREVRDFVGAVRAAGGVPAGLHLETTPDDVTECAADTADLARVGDRYTSHCDPRLTVEQATSVISAWDA, via the coding sequence GTGGACCACGTCATGCCCGAGATCGGGACGGCCACCGCGCCGCAGCAGCCCGAGTGGAGCGACACCGGCCAGGTCGAACGCGTCGGCGAGGTGCTGGCGTCCCGCCCCCCGCTCGTCCGCGAGGCGGACGTGCGCACCCTGCGCGCGCTCCTCGCGGACGTGGCGGAGGGCCGGATCCTCGTCGTGCAGGCCGGCGACTGCGCCGAGGACCCCGAGGAGTGCACCCCGCGGCACGTCGCCCGCAAGAGCGCCGCGCTCGACATCATGGCCGGGGCGCTGCGGATGCGCGCCCACGCGCCGGTGCTCCGCGTGGGCCGCATCGGCGGCCAGTTCGCCAAACCGCGCTCCAACGGCACGGAACGCGTCGGCGGCCTCACCCTGCCGGTCTTCCGCGGCCACATGGTGAACGGCCCCGAGCCGACGGCGGACGGCCGGCGGCCCGACCCGCTGCGCATCCTCACCGGGTACATGGCGGCGAGCGACATCATGGACCACCTCGGCTGGCGCGGCCCGGCCGGCCGCCCCGCGGCCGACCCGCCCGTGTGGACCAGCCACGAGGCACTGCTCCTCGCCTACGAGATGCCCATGCTCCGGCGCGGCGCCGCCGGGACGCTGTACCTGGGCTCCACGCACTGGCCGTGGATCGGGGAGCGGACCCGCCGCGCGGACGGCCCGCACGTCGCCCTCCTCGCCGCGGTGGCCAACCCCGTCGCGTGCAAGATCGGCCCGTCGACGTCACCGGACGAACTCGCCGCCCTGTGCGAGCGGTTGGACCCGGAACGCGAGCCGGGCCGCCTCACCCTCATCGCACGGATGGGCGCCGACCTCGCCGCCGACCGGCTGCCGCGGCTCGTCGAGACCGTCAGGGCGGCGGGGCACCCGGCACTGTGGCTCTGCGACCCGATGCACGGCAACACCGTCACGACCCCGGAGGGCCGCAAGACCCGCCTCGTCGAGGCCCTCCGGCGGGAGGTGCGCGACTTCGTCGGCGCGGTACGGGCCGCCGGCGGCGTCCCCGCCGGACTGCACCTGGAGACGACCCCCGACGACGTCACCGAGTGCGCGGCCGACACGGCGGACCTCGCCCGGGTCGGTGACCGGTACACCTCCCACTGCGACCCGCGGCTCACGGTCGAGCAGGCGACCTCGGTGATCTCGGCTTGGGACGCCTGA
- a CDS encoding DUF3099 domain-containing protein: MSRKRNGKQKQVFRITQARQGLAEDVRGRQRRYVISMSLRTVSVVVAAALWNTERYVAVVALVLSVVLPYIAVVVANAGRETPPGLDRVTAPVPPVRPALLPGEAAASAPGRERTAP; this comes from the coding sequence GTGTCGCGGAAGCGGAACGGCAAGCAGAAGCAGGTGTTTCGGATCACGCAGGCCCGCCAGGGCCTCGCCGAGGACGTACGCGGCAGGCAACGCCGTTACGTGATCTCGATGTCACTGCGCACGGTCTCCGTCGTCGTGGCGGCCGCCCTGTGGAACACGGAGCGGTACGTCGCCGTGGTGGCACTGGTGCTGAGCGTGGTCCTGCCGTACATCGCGGTGGTGGTGGCCAACGCCGGCCGGGAGACCCCGCCGGGCCTCGACCGGGTGACCGCGCCGGTTCCGCCCGTCCGCCCCGCACTGCTGCCGGGCGAGGCCGCCGCGAGCGCGCCGGGTCGGGAACGGACCGCGCCGTGA
- a CDS encoding SRPBCC family protein — protein MSGILDQINAAHREISDGPVGAGEGRSLVLRRSYDAPVDEVWSACTDPARIRRWLAPVSGDLRVGGVFQVAEHTRGRVLHCDRPRLLRATWEYGQGSVTEVAVRLTEDPAGGTLLELRHASRAEVADELLRTRGPAGAVANGAGWDLTLLGLGHFLQGRDVDAVRREDAPQIREYALRSCRAWGAVSQAVWGIRADDLAGIVETAFRRVVPEVCN, from the coding sequence GTGAGCGGAATCCTCGACCAGATCAACGCCGCCCACCGGGAGATCAGCGACGGCCCGGTGGGAGCGGGCGAGGGGCGCTCGCTCGTGCTCCGCAGGAGCTACGACGCCCCGGTCGACGAGGTGTGGAGCGCCTGTACGGATCCGGCCAGGATCCGCCGCTGGCTCGCACCGGTCAGCGGGGACCTACGGGTCGGGGGCGTCTTCCAGGTGGCGGAGCACACCCGCGGCAGGGTGCTGCACTGCGACCGGCCGCGGCTGCTGCGCGCGACCTGGGAGTACGGCCAGGGGTCCGTCACCGAGGTCGCGGTGCGGCTCACGGAGGACCCGGCGGGCGGCACGCTGCTGGAGCTGCGGCACGCCTCCCGCGCCGAGGTCGCCGACGAGCTGCTGCGCACGCGCGGACCTGCCGGCGCGGTCGCGAACGGCGCGGGCTGGGACCTGACGCTGCTCGGGCTGGGCCACTTCCTGCAGGGCCGGGACGTCGACGCGGTGCGGCGCGAGGACGCGCCGCAGATCCGCGAGTACGCGCTGCGCAGCTGCCGTGCCTGGGGCGCCGTCAGCCAGGCCGTCTGGGGCATCCGCGCCGACGACCTCGCCGGCATCGTGGAGACGGCGTTCCGCCGTGTCGTACCGGAGGTGTGCAACTGA
- a CDS encoding PhzA/PhzB family protein, giving the protein MSSSAHFPGTAEDAELRKVNRATVETYMNTRGEDRLRRHLLFTEDGVGGLWTNDTGQPIAIRGRDRLGEHAVWSLKCFPDWEWTNIEIFETQDPNFFWVECDGVGAIRFPGYPEGRYENHFLHSFLLENGKIRLQREFMNPFEQLRALGIPVPEIKREGIPT; this is encoded by the coding sequence ATGTCCAGCAGTGCTCACTTCCCGGGGACCGCCGAGGACGCGGAGCTCAGGAAGGTCAACCGGGCCACGGTCGAGACCTACATGAACACCCGGGGTGAGGACCGCCTGCGGCGTCACCTGCTCTTCACGGAGGACGGCGTCGGCGGCCTGTGGACCAACGACACCGGACAGCCGATCGCCATCCGCGGCCGCGACCGCCTCGGTGAGCACGCGGTCTGGTCGCTGAAGTGCTTCCCGGACTGGGAATGGACGAACATCGAGATCTTCGAGACACAGGACCCGAACTTCTTCTGGGTCGAGTGCGACGGAGTCGGCGCCATTCGCTTCCCCGGTTATCCCGAGGGGCGTTACGAGAACCATTTCCTGCACTCCTTCCTTCTGGAGAACGGGAAGATCAGGCTGCAGCGGGAGTTCATGAACCCGTTCGAGCAGCTGCGCGCCCTCGGAATTCCCGTACCCGAGATCAAGCGTGAGGGAATTCCGACCTGA
- a CDS encoding ArsR/SmtB family transcription factor, with protein MHAFEVLADPVRRRILELLAWDEQSAGELGTAIRGEFGISQPAVSHHLRVLRETGFATVNPEGTRRRYAVSPDRLREVDDWLGHFRRFWEQRLDALGTELVRGRRERLDGDGAVAPPDGGGPRTDDGKEL; from the coding sequence GTGCACGCCTTCGAGGTCCTCGCCGACCCGGTGCGACGGCGCATCCTGGAGCTGCTGGCCTGGGACGAGCAGTCGGCCGGGGAGCTCGGCACGGCCATCCGCGGGGAGTTCGGCATCTCCCAGCCCGCCGTCTCCCACCACCTGCGGGTCCTGCGGGAGACCGGTTTCGCCACCGTGAACCCCGAGGGCACGCGCCGCCGTTACGCCGTGTCCCCCGACCGCCTGCGGGAGGTCGACGACTGGCTCGGCCACTTCCGCCGGTTCTGGGAGCAGCGCCTCGACGCGCTCGGTACCGAACTCGTCCGGGGCCGGCGCGAGCGCCTCGACGGGGACGGAGCCGTGGCGCCGCCGGATGGCGGCGGGCCGCGGACGGACGACGGGAAAGAGCTGTGA
- the qcrB gene encoding cytochrome bc1 complex cytochrome b subunit, whose protein sequence is MSTTTEQPRRGKAPAGERVADWADGRLGIYSLAKTNMRKIFPDHWSFMLGEVCLYSFIIIILTGVYLTLFFHPSMNEIVYHGSYVPMQGVRMTEAYASTLDISFDVRGGLLIRQIHHWAALIFLAGMFVHMMRVFFTGAFRKPREVNWLFGFLLFVLGMFTGFTGYSLPDDLLSGTGVRFVEGAILAVPVVGTYLQMFVFGGEFPGTDIIPRFYAIHILLLPGIMLALVVAHLILVFHHKHTQYAGAGRTNKNVVGMPFMPVYMAKAGGFFFLVFGVIAVIAGAFTINPVWAVGPYRPDHVSTGAQPDWYMGFTEGAVRAMPAWEWVLPTGHTLNFGVLIPMLLLVIVPGVLAVYPFFESWLTGDKREHHLLDRPRNVPTRTAFGAAWISWYFVLMIGGGNDIIATYFHLSINAITWFVRIGFFVVPPLVFIVTKRICLGLQRRDRDKVLHGRETGIIKRLPHGEFVEVHEALSQAQLHRLTAHEQYTVAALGPVVDENGVERKPTRKEKLRARLSKGYFGEGNQIPKVTAEEYRELTSGHGH, encoded by the coding sequence ATGAGTACCACCACGGAACAACCCCGCCGGGGGAAGGCACCCGCAGGTGAGCGGGTCGCCGACTGGGCGGACGGACGGCTGGGGATCTACTCCCTGGCCAAGACCAACATGCGGAAGATCTTCCCGGACCACTGGTCCTTCATGTTGGGCGAGGTCTGCCTCTACAGCTTCATCATCATCATCCTCACGGGCGTGTACCTGACGCTCTTCTTCCACCCGAGCATGAACGAGATCGTGTACCACGGCTCGTACGTGCCGATGCAGGGCGTGCGGATGACCGAGGCGTACGCCTCGACCCTGGACATCAGCTTCGACGTCCGCGGCGGTCTGCTGATCCGGCAGATCCACCACTGGGCGGCGCTGATCTTCCTCGCCGGCATGTTCGTGCACATGATGCGCGTCTTCTTCACCGGCGCGTTCCGCAAGCCGCGCGAGGTCAACTGGCTGTTCGGCTTCCTGCTGTTCGTCCTCGGCATGTTCACCGGCTTCACCGGTTACTCGCTCCCCGACGACCTGCTCTCCGGCACCGGCGTGCGGTTCGTCGAGGGCGCGATCCTCGCCGTGCCGGTGGTCGGGACGTACCTCCAGATGTTCGTCTTCGGCGGGGAGTTCCCGGGGACCGACATCATCCCCCGCTTCTACGCGATCCACATCCTGCTGCTGCCGGGCATCATGCTGGCCCTCGTGGTGGCCCACCTGATCCTCGTCTTCCATCACAAGCACACGCAGTACGCGGGGGCGGGGCGCACCAACAAGAACGTCGTCGGCATGCCGTTCATGCCGGTGTACATGGCGAAGGCCGGCGGCTTCTTCTTCCTGGTCTTCGGCGTCATCGCGGTCATCGCCGGCGCGTTCACCATCAACCCCGTGTGGGCGGTGGGCCCCTACCGGCCGGACCACGTGTCGACCGGCGCGCAGCCCGACTGGTACATGGGCTTCACCGAGGGAGCCGTCCGGGCGATGCCCGCCTGGGAGTGGGTGCTGCCGACCGGGCACACCCTCAACTTCGGCGTGCTCATCCCGATGCTGCTGCTCGTGATCGTGCCGGGCGTCCTCGCGGTGTACCCGTTCTTCGAGTCGTGGCTGACCGGTGACAAGCGCGAGCACCACCTCCTGGACCGGCCCCGCAACGTCCCCACGCGGACGGCGTTCGGCGCGGCGTGGATCAGCTGGTACTTCGTGCTGATGATCGGCGGCGGCAACGACATCATCGCCACCTACTTCCACCTCTCCATCAACGCGATCACCTGGTTCGTACGGATCGGGTTCTTCGTGGTGCCACCCCTGGTGTTCATCGTCACGAAGCGGATCTGCCTGGGCCTCCAGCGCCGTGACCGCGACAAGGTGCTGCACGGCCGTGAGACGGGCATCATCAAGCGGCTGCCGCACGGCGAGTTCGTCGAGGTCCACGAGGCGCTCAGCCAGGCCCAGCTGCACCGGCTCACCGCACACGAGCAGTACACGGTCGCGGCGCTCGGCCCGGTGGTCGACGAGAACGGCGTGGAGCGCAAGCCCACCCGCAAGGAGAAGCTGCGGGCCAGGCTCTCCAAGGGCTACTTCGGCGAGGGCAACCAGATCCCGAAGGTGACCGCGGAGGAGTACCGGGAACTCACCAGCGGCCACGGCCACTAG
- a CDS encoding FAD-dependent oxidoreductase: MSLDPTSRGPDTGDGHAVVIGSGFAGLTAARALVDHMDRVTVIERDRLPRGPRWRPGVSQSRHTHTLTDTGLRALEQLFPGVTGELVAAGMSLVRVPRDVLLYGPGGWLPRFDSGLSVLTGSRDVLDTVVRNRLHADRKVRFLQQHEVVGLEGGRNDTVTGVVLRRAGDDTGPTGVRRLLRAEFVVDASGYASATPQWLRELGYEPPRESVVDAGASYATAVYAPPVGHVDDWKGLLLTATPDNPRHGALTPLAGGKWMVSYAENGAAHAPSGHADFLLALGRLRHPLLREVVESATPLGPVYRSNRTENRWRRYEWTRRLPDQFAVMGDALAVFHPVHGQGLTVAAQCAVLLDAMLRSHGSTVGVAYRLRHALARQVAGAWRAATATDLAFPCAVADVDPPGPAARLARRYLDRVALAASVDRAAATATLEVAHLRAGPAVFLRPRVVAAAVRGGRPAAFDAPSTTHGRGVRRRRPPLTTAPSVGASTAAPPRSRVPGSSPTHLSGR, translated from the coding sequence ATGAGCCTCGACCCCACTTCGCGCGGCCCCGACACCGGTGACGGCCACGCCGTGGTCATCGGGTCCGGATTCGCCGGACTGACCGCGGCACGGGCGCTCGTGGACCACATGGACCGCGTCACGGTCATCGAACGCGACCGACTGCCGCGCGGCCCGCGGTGGCGCCCCGGCGTGTCCCAGTCCCGCCACACCCACACCCTGACCGACACCGGGCTGCGCGCCCTGGAACAACTCTTCCCCGGCGTCACCGGGGAACTCGTCGCCGCGGGCATGAGCCTCGTCCGCGTGCCGAGGGACGTCCTGCTGTACGGGCCGGGCGGCTGGCTGCCCCGCTTCGACAGCGGCCTGTCCGTCCTCACCGGCTCCCGCGACGTCCTCGACACGGTGGTCCGCAACCGGCTGCACGCCGACCGGAAGGTCCGCTTCCTCCAGCAGCACGAGGTGGTCGGCCTGGAGGGCGGCCGCAACGACACCGTCACCGGTGTGGTCCTGCGCCGGGCCGGCGACGACACCGGCCCCACCGGCGTGCGGCGGCTGCTGCGCGCCGAGTTCGTCGTGGACGCCTCCGGATACGCCTCGGCCACACCGCAGTGGCTGCGCGAACTCGGGTACGAACCGCCCCGGGAGTCCGTCGTCGACGCGGGCGCGAGCTACGCCACGGCGGTGTACGCCCCACCCGTCGGCCATGTCGACGACTGGAAGGGCCTGCTGCTGACCGCCACGCCGGACAACCCGCGGCACGGGGCGCTCACCCCGCTGGCCGGCGGGAAGTGGATGGTCTCGTACGCCGAGAACGGGGCGGCCCACGCCCCGTCCGGGCACGCCGACTTCCTGCTCGCCCTGGGGCGGCTGCGCCACCCGCTGCTGCGGGAGGTCGTGGAGAGCGCCACGCCCCTCGGGCCGGTCTACCGGTCCAACCGCACCGAGAACCGGTGGCGGCGTTACGAGTGGACACGTCGCCTGCCCGACCAGTTCGCCGTCATGGGCGACGCGCTGGCCGTGTTCCACCCCGTCCACGGGCAGGGGCTGACCGTCGCCGCGCAGTGCGCCGTCCTCCTCGACGCCATGCTGCGCAGCCACGGCAGCACGGTCGGCGTCGCCTACCGGCTCCGTCACGCGCTGGCCCGGCAGGTGGCCGGGGCCTGGCGGGCCGCGACCGCCACGGACCTCGCCTTCCCCTGCGCGGTCGCCGACGTCGACCCCCCGGGCCCGGCCGCGCGGCTCGCCCGGCGCTACCTCGACCGGGTGGCCCTGGCCGCCTCCGTCGACCGGGCCGCCGCCACCGCCACGCTCGAAGTGGCCCACCTGCGCGCCGGCCCGGCGGTGTTCCTGCGCCCCCGGGTCGTCGCGGCGGCGGTGCGCGGCGGGCGCCCCGCGGCGTTCGACGCGCCCAGCACCACACACGGACGGGGGGTGCGGCGGCGGCGCCCCCCGCTGACCACCGCGCCCTCGGTGGGCGCGTCCACCGCCGCCCCCCCGAGGAGCCGCGTCCCCGGCTCCTCCCCCACGCACCTGTCCGGCCGCTGA